The following proteins come from a genomic window of Paenibacillus spongiae:
- a CDS encoding MBL fold metallo-hydrolase, with protein sequence MLTIETFSLGPLQTNAYLVMEETGQRGFIVDPGMGPKRLLERIRDVKIEAIVLTHAHFDHMGGVDEVRKAAGCPVYLHDLEADWLTDAAKNGSMRWSDVTKPLTTDPAEHALEEGQQLQLIGHTFKVLHTPGHSPGSVSLLCGEHLLSGDVLFRMSVGRTDLPGGRERDLYDSIRNKLYKLDSNVRVYPGHGPQTTIGFEKANNPYVPA encoded by the coding sequence ATGCTGACAATTGAAACCTTCTCACTAGGCCCCTTGCAAACGAATGCTTATTTAGTGATGGAAGAGACCGGCCAGCGCGGCTTTATCGTCGATCCCGGCATGGGACCCAAGCGGTTGCTGGAGCGGATTCGCGATGTGAAGATCGAAGCGATCGTATTGACGCATGCCCACTTTGACCATATGGGTGGGGTCGACGAGGTGCGGAAAGCCGCGGGCTGTCCCGTCTATCTGCATGATCTGGAGGCGGACTGGCTGACCGATGCGGCCAAGAACGGGTCGATGCGATGGTCCGACGTTACCAAGCCGCTGACCACGGATCCGGCAGAGCATGCCCTTGAGGAGGGCCAGCAGCTGCAGCTGATCGGCCACACCTTCAAGGTGCTGCACACCCCGGGCCATTCGCCCGGAAGCGTAAGCTTGCTGTGCGGCGAGCATCTCCTTAGCGGAGACGTACTGTTCCGCATGTCAGTCGGACGGACGGACCTACCGGGCGGCCGCGAACGCGATCTGTACGATTCGATCCGCAATAAGCTGTACAAGCTTGATTCGAACGTACGCGTATATCCGGGACATGGCCCGCAGACGACAATCGGATTTGAAAAAGCAAACAACCCTTATGTGCCGGCTTAG
- the cmpA gene encoding cortex morphogenetic protein CmpA: MPQWLCNQLMRAFMKKDRRQIRLLNDCWYFYRTKQHPNDDSASL; this comes from the coding sequence GTGCCGCAGTGGCTGTGCAATCAATTAATGCGTGCTTTTATGAAGAAAGACCGGCGGCAAATCAGGCTGTTGAACGATTGCTGGTACTTTTACCGCACGAAGCAGCATCCTAACGACGACAGTGCCAGTTTATAA
- a CDS encoding dehydrogenase: MKSSANHNNKHTEQYPSARKIRRACDNELYRTMKRLGIWIPSDKIQEAEKLYYRKVILNSIWIYENRSNRRLLADWWDENVNDEIAALWNVEPGKLRTAFRDAFGG, encoded by the coding sequence ATGAAATCTTCGGCTAACCACAACAATAAGCATACCGAGCAATACCCCAGCGCGCGAAAAATCAGGCGGGCCTGCGATAACGAGCTATACCGGACGATGAAGCGGCTCGGCATTTGGATTCCCAGCGACAAGATCCAGGAAGCCGAGAAGCTGTATTACCGCAAAGTCATCCTGAATTCGATTTGGATTTACGAAAATCGCAGCAATCGGCGTCTGCTCGCCGACTGGTGGGACGAGAACGTCAACGATGAAATCGCCGCATTATGGAACGTCGAGCCGGGCAAGCTGCGAACGGCGTTCCGGGATGCGTTCGGCGGCTGA
- a CDS encoding ABC transporter ATP-binding protein: MIELRQIEHAFTLGRKGQERRVPVLRGIDLTIRKGEIVTLIGRSGSGKSTLLHIASGFIRPTSGRVSIAGLDVTDYSEGQWADFRRRYLGFVFQNFQLIPSMTAFENTELPLVLQGLPAGERRKQATEILEKLGIAAYADHYPSELSGGQQQRVGIARSLILNPPVLLADEPTGSLDSENEEQLLQLLQTLNRDHGITLLIITHDDKVASIGNRTMRIEDGRLADPANGSPNEYRKLEVVKP; encoded by the coding sequence ATGATTGAACTGCGTCAAATCGAGCATGCGTTCACGCTTGGCCGCAAAGGCCAAGAGCGCCGCGTTCCAGTTCTGCGCGGCATCGATCTGACGATCCGCAAAGGCGAAATCGTCACGCTGATCGGACGAAGCGGATCCGGCAAATCGACGCTGCTTCATATCGCCTCAGGCTTTATCCGCCCGACCAGCGGCCGTGTCAGCATCGCAGGCCTGGATGTTACCGACTACAGCGAAGGTCAATGGGCCGATTTCCGCAGACGATACCTGGGCTTCGTATTCCAGAATTTCCAGCTCATCCCGAGCATGACCGCTTTCGAAAACACAGAGCTGCCGCTCGTCCTTCAGGGCCTGCCTGCCGGCGAGCGCCGCAAGCAAGCGACGGAGATTCTGGAGAAGCTCGGTATCGCAGCCTACGCCGACCATTATCCGAGCGAGCTGTCCGGCGGCCAGCAGCAGCGCGTCGGCATCGCACGCTCGCTGATCCTGAATCCGCCCGTGCTGCTTGCCGACGAACCGACCGGCAGTCTCGACAGCGAGAACGAAGAGCAGCTGCTGCAGCTGCTGCAGACGTTGAACCGCGATCACGGCATTACGCTGCTCATTATAACGCATGACGATAAGGTTGCATCGATCGGCAACCGGACGATGCGGATCGAGGACGGCCGGCTCGCAGATCCTGCGAACGGAAGCCCGAACGAGTACCGTAAATTGGAGGTGGTGAAACCGTGA
- a CDS encoding O-antigen ligase family protein: MPGAMAVAAACWFAIVLIVSSYRYGMFFDVSFYRWEWLLAITALASMLLASIARLTRRKLPRRASHRGFPEEPAALIQEKEAASTAPRRAAACWHAVPAAAYGPLAIALLYALSLAFEPASVNGTIGQALRWSAYGAILWSLYFWLRPPSGRIWLAAAIQAAGAFVVWGALAGWMGWIAFPEIVMVTSDEQLSATGARLAGYFQYPNMLGAVAGAYTVWQWLLLVRERSWLAFAAAALQSVPAALVLLLTESRGAWMAAAIGWLAGLLLLGRRERTGWLLYSGWTLLAAGAGYRFLLKAGLHTSGASQGWGEMTGAAVLLAAVILSGLGMIGIRRLLSRGLGRRERLIAWGVWSAGAAAAILLLVTAVQGRVSGNFQTAGSRMLFYQDAFKLFLEAPLFGRGGDTWQVLFTQMQSQPYVGSEVHSGYLELLLDIGLVGAAVFAVVLGALLLRVFRHDRAGLIPLAVLLFHAAADFDMSFGFYWLLAFGWIALYSLEGAGTAGAAAAAGKTPYAFRWRLAARATAAATAAVVFAAAAVTGWQLDRAAQHRASAVAADGDARAAALRAALEANPHWTRIRLELAPLAPPAERAGLLAAGLRSEPQSVPLLWALGTEAAERGDVSQAAAHMRLALRYDRFARVKQTDAVVAMTRLAQSKRAERLYGEARLAAQTALAFYDAYEALGRESYQANGRRFEVTEEAAKAAKVSRRLLDYLQEP, encoded by the coding sequence ATGCCCGGGGCTATGGCTGTGGCGGCTGCATGCTGGTTCGCCATCGTACTTATCGTTTCGTCCTACCGATACGGCATGTTCTTCGACGTATCGTTCTACCGATGGGAATGGCTGCTGGCCATAACCGCACTGGCCTCGATGCTGCTTGCGTCCATTGCCCGCCTTACCCGCAGGAAACTTCCCCGGAGAGCCTCCCATCGGGGATTCCCGGAGGAGCCAGCGGCCCTTATTCAGGAGAAGGAGGCTGCTTCAACAGCTCCTCGACGTGCCGCCGCTTGCTGGCATGCGGTTCCCGCCGCGGCATATGGGCCGCTGGCGATCGCGCTGCTGTACGCGCTGTCGCTGGCCTTTGAACCGGCATCGGTTAACGGAACCATCGGACAAGCCTTGCGCTGGTCCGCATACGGCGCCATATTATGGAGCCTCTATTTCTGGCTTCGGCCGCCTTCCGGCCGGATCTGGCTTGCGGCGGCTATACAGGCAGCAGGGGCCTTTGTCGTCTGGGGGGCCTTGGCGGGATGGATGGGGTGGATCGCATTCCCGGAGATCGTCATGGTAACAAGCGATGAACAGCTGTCCGCTACGGGCGCCCGCTTAGCGGGTTATTTCCAATACCCGAATATGCTCGGCGCAGTGGCAGGGGCCTATACGGTCTGGCAATGGCTGCTGCTTGTCCGCGAACGGTCATGGCTGGCCTTTGCGGCCGCCGCTCTGCAGAGCGTTCCTGCGGCGCTTGTGCTCCTGCTGACGGAATCGCGCGGTGCTTGGATGGCCGCTGCAATCGGCTGGCTGGCCGGGTTGCTGCTGCTTGGGCGCCGAGAGCGAACCGGTTGGCTGCTATACAGCGGCTGGACGCTGCTCGCGGCAGGAGCGGGCTACCGGTTTCTGCTGAAAGCGGGCTTACATACCAGCGGAGCTTCCCAAGGCTGGGGAGAGATGACGGGAGCGGCCGTATTGCTTGCCGCGGTCATCTTATCCGGCCTCGGGATGATCGGAATCCGCCGCCTCTTGAGCCGCGGGCTCGGCCGGCGGGAGCGCCTTATCGCATGGGGCGTCTGGTCAGCGGGCGCTGCCGCAGCGATTCTGCTGCTCGTGACGGCCGTTCAAGGCCGGGTAAGCGGCAATTTCCAGACGGCCGGCTCTCGCATGCTGTTCTATCAAGATGCTTTCAAATTGTTTCTGGAGGCCCCGCTGTTTGGCCGCGGAGGCGACACCTGGCAGGTGCTGTTTACGCAAATGCAATCGCAGCCCTATGTGGGCAGTGAAGTCCACAGCGGTTACTTGGAGCTGCTGCTGGATATCGGACTAGTCGGCGCCGCGGTGTTCGCCGTTGTTCTGGGGGCGCTGCTGCTGCGTGTCTTCCGGCATGACCGGGCCGGTCTTATTCCGCTGGCGGTATTGCTGTTTCATGCCGCCGCCGACTTCGATATGTCGTTCGGCTTCTATTGGCTGCTCGCCTTCGGCTGGATCGCGCTCTACAGCCTGGAGGGAGCGGGGACAGCCGGTGCGGCGGCGGCGGCGGGTAAGACGCCGTACGCATTCCGCTGGCGGCTGGCGGCGCGGGCAACCGCCGCGGCGACGGCCGCCGTGGTGTTCGCTGCAGCCGCCGTCACCGGCTGGCAGCTGGATCGCGCCGCGCAGCACCGCGCATCGGCCGTCGCCGCAGACGGCGATGCGCGGGCAGCCGCGCTGCGCGCTGCGCTCGAGGCGAATCCGCATTGGACGCGGATTCGCCTCGAGCTGGCGCCCTTAGCCCCGCCGGCGGAACGCGCGGGGCTGCTGGCTGCCGGACTGCGGAGCGAGCCGCAGTCCGTGCCGCTGCTGTGGGCGCTCGGCACCGAAGCGGCCGAGCGCGGCGACGTCTCGCAGGCGGCGGCGCATATGCGCCTCGCGCTGCGGTATGACCGGTTCGCCCGCGTCAAGCAGACCGACGCGGTCGTCGCCATGACCCGGCTCGCGCAGTCGAAGCGAGCCGAACGCCTCTACGGCGAGGCTCGTCTTGCCGCTCAGACGGCGCTGGCCTTCTATGATGCCTATGAAGCGCTCGGACGCGAGTCTTATCAGGCGAATGGCCGCCGCTTTGAAGTCACGGAAGAAGCGGCGAAGGCTGCCAAAGTCAGCAGGCGGCTGCTCGATTATCTTCAGGAACCGTGA
- a CDS encoding Tex family protein — protein sequence MAETKQRIAEEEAELGAGGKIELTPEEQAAEQERIVKRVSIDLSLPLTKVKSAVSLLDEGNTIPFIARYRKEMTGELDENELRLIEEKLQYMRNLESRKREVIRLIEEQGKLTDELRQSILASVKLQEVEDIYRPYRQKRKTRASVAKERGLEPLAQWLFSQPRQGEPMREAERYIDAEKGVNTADDALQGAMDIIAEQIADDAKIRAWVRRHTFDHGVLRTEVKDASLESVYEMYYDYQEPMKKLPPHRTLAVNRAEREDVLRVSLEVPAERVHDYIDRQIVRGGTTQVIRDVLVKTIEDAYKRLIAPSIEREVRGELTDKAEEHAIQIFSANLRNLLLQPPVRGHVVLGVDPAFRTGCKLAVVDETSKLLEVAVVYPTAPNNKVAEAEKLIGGLIDKYKVELIVIGNGTASRETEQFIAGMIGKRKAAGQDKGRDIKYIIVNEAGASVYSASKLAADEFPALDVAERSAVSIARRLQDPLAELVKIEPKAIGVGQYQHDVSQKRLDESLGGVVESAVNHVGVDVNTASPSLLGYVAGINATTAKNIVKYRDENGIFKDRKALKSVPRLGAKTYEQCIGFIRVLESANILDRTPIHPESYEVVDKLCQAFGLKLDQLGSESFKAALMDVKPEEAAPMLGVGVPTLRDIIDSLLRPGRDPREELPQPIFHTDVLDIEDLKPGMELHGTVRNVIDFGAFVDIGIKNDGLVHISQLSNKFVKHPMDVVSVGDNVTVWVLSVDVKKGRVGLTMRKPD from the coding sequence GTGGCAGAGACGAAACAGCGTATCGCAGAAGAAGAAGCGGAGCTTGGCGCCGGGGGGAAGATCGAGCTGACGCCCGAAGAGCAGGCAGCCGAGCAGGAAAGAATCGTTAAGCGGGTTTCCATTGATCTGTCCCTGCCGTTAACGAAGGTGAAGTCGGCGGTTAGTTTGCTTGACGAAGGCAACACGATCCCGTTCATCGCCCGCTACCGGAAGGAAATGACGGGAGAGCTCGACGAGAACGAGCTGCGCTTGATTGAAGAAAAGCTGCAGTATATGCGCAATCTCGAGTCGCGCAAGCGGGAAGTCATCCGTTTGATTGAAGAGCAGGGCAAGTTGACCGACGAGCTGCGTCAATCCATCCTTGCATCGGTCAAACTGCAGGAAGTAGAAGATATCTACAGGCCATACCGGCAGAAGCGCAAAACAAGAGCCAGCGTTGCGAAAGAGCGGGGTCTCGAGCCTCTTGCGCAGTGGCTCTTCTCGCAGCCTCGTCAAGGCGAGCCGATGCGGGAGGCGGAGCGTTATATCGACGCAGAGAAGGGCGTGAATACGGCGGATGATGCGCTTCAGGGCGCGATGGACATCATTGCCGAGCAAATTGCCGACGATGCCAAGATTCGCGCTTGGGTAAGGCGGCATACATTCGATCACGGCGTGCTGCGGACGGAAGTGAAGGACGCATCGTTAGAGTCGGTCTACGAGATGTATTACGACTATCAGGAGCCTATGAAGAAGCTGCCGCCGCACCGGACGCTGGCCGTTAACCGGGCAGAACGGGAAGACGTGCTGCGCGTTTCCCTGGAGGTGCCTGCAGAACGCGTGCATGATTACATCGACCGCCAGATCGTCCGAGGCGGCACCACGCAGGTAATCAGGGACGTGCTGGTGAAGACGATCGAGGATGCCTACAAGCGGCTGATCGCTCCATCGATCGAGCGGGAGGTGCGCGGGGAGCTTACGGATAAGGCAGAGGAGCACGCCATTCAAATTTTTTCTGCAAATCTGCGTAATCTGCTCCTCCAGCCGCCTGTGCGCGGCCATGTCGTCCTTGGTGTCGATCCCGCATTCCGCACCGGCTGCAAGCTTGCCGTCGTCGACGAAACGTCCAAGCTGCTGGAGGTTGCGGTCGTATATCCGACGGCGCCGAACAACAAGGTTGCGGAAGCGGAGAAGCTGATCGGCGGCCTCATCGACAAGTATAAGGTCGAGCTCATCGTAATCGGCAATGGGACCGCTTCGCGCGAGACGGAGCAGTTCATCGCCGGTATGATCGGCAAACGCAAGGCGGCGGGCCAAGACAAGGGCCGCGATATCAAATATATTATCGTGAACGAGGCAGGGGCCAGCGTCTATTCCGCTTCCAAATTGGCGGCGGATGAATTCCCCGCGCTCGATGTAGCCGAACGCAGCGCGGTCTCCATTGCCAGAAGGCTGCAGGATCCGCTTGCAGAGCTCGTGAAGATCGAGCCCAAAGCGATCGGCGTCGGCCAATATCAGCATGATGTAAGCCAGAAGCGGCTGGATGAAAGCCTAGGCGGCGTCGTGGAATCGGCGGTCAACCATGTCGGCGTCGATGTGAACACGGCTTCGCCCTCGCTGCTCGGTTATGTCGCCGGAATCAACGCGACAACCGCCAAAAATATCGTGAAATACCGCGATGAGAACGGAATCTTCAAAGACCGCAAAGCGCTGAAGAGCGTGCCGAGATTGGGCGCGAAGACGTACGAGCAGTGCATCGGCTTTATTCGCGTGCTGGAAAGCGCGAATATACTTGACCGGACACCTATTCATCCGGAGTCGTATGAGGTGGTGGACAAGCTGTGCCAAGCGTTTGGACTGAAGCTGGATCAGCTCGGCAGCGAGTCGTTCAAAGCGGCTCTCATGGATGTTAAGCCTGAGGAGGCAGCGCCGATGCTGGGGGTTGGGGTGCCGACGCTGCGCGACATTATAGACAGCCTGCTGCGTCCTGGACGAGATCCGCGGGAGGAGCTGCCACAGCCGATCTTCCATACGGATGTGCTTGATATCGAGGACTTGAAGCCCGGTATGGAGCTTCACGGCACGGTGCGCAATGTCATAGACTTCGGCGCCTTCGTGGACATCGGCATTAAGAACGATGGCCTGGTCCACATCTCCCAGCTGAGCAACAAGTTCGTGAAGCATCCGATGGATGTCGTATCGGTCGGAGACAACGTGACTGTCTGGGTACTGAGCGTAGATGTCAAGAAAGGACGCGTCGGCCTTACCATGCGCAAGCCGGACTAA
- a CDS encoding cupredoxin domain-containing protein codes for MSKIFVVKKKHFRLFSLVLLVLLIAAVYIKWNPAKPAMSAPEQVRVFHLVTGEFEARTDDGKKIEVYRWDPGTIIVNKGDQVELRITGVNGESHPFVIEGLGIKGVVTKGKTTTVRFKAEAKGTYPIVCQTHTESSHGAPMVGYIQVQ; via the coding sequence ATGTCAAAAATTTTTGTCGTGAAGAAAAAGCATTTCCGTCTCTTCTCCCTTGTGCTCCTCGTCCTGCTCATTGCTGCCGTTTACATCAAATGGAACCCGGCGAAGCCCGCCATGAGCGCGCCGGAGCAAGTCCGCGTCTTTCACCTGGTTACCGGGGAATTCGAGGCGCGTACGGATGACGGCAAAAAAATCGAGGTCTACCGCTGGGATCCCGGCACCATTATCGTCAACAAGGGGGATCAGGTCGAGCTGCGCATTACAGGCGTCAATGGGGAATCCCATCCTTTCGTCATTGAAGGCCTGGGGATTAAGGGCGTCGTAACGAAAGGCAAGACGACAACCGTCCGGTTCAAAGCGGAAGCGAAGGGCACCTACCCGATCGTGTGCCAGACCCATACGGAATCGAGTCACGGCGCGCCTATGGTCGGATATATTCAGGTCCAATAG
- a CDS encoding thioredoxin family protein, whose translation MSKNLANKLNKGISTQQFIDSFQKNKETFQSWQSQFEWPSEDDREYFESINNRDDLRCLILAAEWCGDVVRNLPVVFKALEVTGIPTEVLVMEDHLDTMDEFLTMGGRAIPIVIFTDTGGHVLGQWGPRPSHVQEAMTAFKLANSDREAADYQEKLAETRQEMGRRYGEGAGYQQIIVKELRELLSAL comes from the coding sequence ATGAGCAAAAATTTGGCCAACAAGCTGAATAAAGGCATCAGCACACAGCAATTTATCGATTCCTTCCAGAAAAATAAAGAGACGTTCCAAAGCTGGCAGAGCCAGTTCGAATGGCCGAGCGAGGATGACCGGGAATATTTCGAATCCATCAATAACCGCGACGACCTGCGCTGTCTGATTCTGGCGGCGGAATGGTGCGGAGACGTTGTGCGCAACCTGCCTGTCGTCTTCAAAGCGCTGGAGGTTACGGGCATTCCGACGGAAGTGCTGGTCATGGAAGACCATTTGGACACGATGGATGAGTTTCTGACGATGGGCGGACGCGCGATTCCAATCGTCATCTTCACCGATACGGGCGGACACGTGCTTGGCCAATGGGGACCGCGTCCAAGCCATGTGCAGGAAGCGATGACCGCTTTCAAATTGGCGAACTCCGACCGCGAAGCGGCGGATTATCAAGAGAAGCTGGCCGAGACGCGCCAAGAGATGGGACGCCGTTACGGCGAAGGCGCCGGTTACCAGCAAATTATCGTGAAAGAGCTGCGCGAGCTGCTGTCGGCGCTATAA
- a CDS encoding DedA family protein yields MDWIHKVLDSLLLWVESLGYYGIVIGLAIEVIPSEIVLAFGGYLVFQGKVTFLGAVIFGTIGAVIQQWILYAIGRFAGRPFFEKYGKYIKIKPKHLDISERWFKQYGAGIVFTARFVPVMRQAISIPAGIAKMNFGLFTLLTLLASIPWSILFVYLGYTLGDQWENIDEKAAPYVQPAILIAIGLLIVYVLFKVLRKRGKSI; encoded by the coding sequence ATGGATTGGATTCACAAGGTTCTTGACAGCTTGCTGCTGTGGGTGGAAAGTTTGGGCTATTACGGCATTGTCATCGGATTGGCGATCGAGGTCATTCCTAGCGAAATCGTACTGGCATTCGGCGGCTATTTGGTGTTTCAAGGTAAAGTCACCTTTCTCGGCGCCGTTATCTTCGGAACGATCGGAGCAGTCATTCAGCAGTGGATCTTATATGCGATCGGCCGGTTTGCAGGGCGTCCATTCTTTGAAAAATACGGTAAATATATAAAAATCAAACCGAAGCATCTGGACATCTCGGAGCGGTGGTTTAAGCAATATGGAGCGGGTATCGTATTCACGGCGCGGTTCGTTCCGGTTATGCGGCAGGCGATCTCGATTCCGGCCGGCATCGCGAAGATGAATTTCGGGTTGTTCACGCTGCTGACGCTGTTGGCCTCGATCCCGTGGTCGATTCTGTTCGTTTACTTGGGCTATACGCTCGGAGATCAATGGGAGAATATCGATGAGAAGGCAGCGCCTTACGTGCAGCCGGCAATCTTGATCGCGATCGGCCTGCTGATCGTTTACGTGCTGTTCAAGGTGCTCCGCAAACGGGGCAAATCGATATAA
- a CDS encoding hydrolase/acyltransferase, with the protein MPHMRYVIMNGTSGISFVEMPASHAYQLSALNLRLHKEIDKLTASNVPQLPYAIGECEDLELHDKSLQKQSGLDYMNELERSFSAIEEKSYPLISLLTEIRALQAQLEQWYEEEMDV; encoded by the coding sequence ATGCCACACATGCGTTACGTTATTATGAACGGCACCAGCGGCATCTCATTCGTAGAAATGCCCGCATCGCACGCTTATCAGTTAAGCGCGCTTAATCTGCGCTTACATAAAGAAATCGACAAGCTGACCGCCAGCAATGTTCCTCAGCTGCCTTATGCGATCGGTGAATGCGAGGATCTGGAGCTGCACGACAAGTCGCTTCAGAAGCAATCCGGACTGGATTATATGAACGAATTGGAACGAAGCTTCTCCGCTATCGAGGAGAAATCCTATCCGCTCATCTCGCTGCTTACGGAAATCCGCGCGCTTCAAGCGCAGCTCGAGCAGTGGTATGAAGAAGAAATGGATGTCTGA
- a CDS encoding ABC transporter permease has translation MKTSDKLRFVKQNMAKNKSRIFMTILATAMGCTFLMMIASVAFGLQRSLVDDMMQGQTLTEIQIHGKKNGDSHEAITQADADRFKKRDGVKAVTAQRFTQGEVTLEGYKSSPSAIVTNFEEETKAGLQLSEGRMPKNGTEAIVGYHFAQQLMKAGTEDAYTGSLLGKQIEFRATGYNPATEKEESLGMVKLTIVGLTTKPDKEWLQSTELYLDDSIQDRLFHKDFETHPNVKVYAESADQVTAMSKALRDEGYSLYSVADTIKEMDLVFLIMKIGLIFVGTIAVLIASIGIYNTMTMAVTERSQDIGIMKAIGANPKTIRSIFLLESFGIGLFGALIGLAAAYGLSAVINAVVPIIIESALDGEAPEGFTFTYIPFSLTLVSVGISLGVAVLSGMRPAARATRIDVLRALRRDI, from the coding sequence GTGAAAACCAGCGATAAGCTGCGCTTCGTCAAACAAAACATGGCGAAAAACAAATCGCGCATCTTCATGACGATACTCGCCACCGCTATGGGCTGTACATTTCTGATGATGATCGCCTCCGTTGCATTCGGTCTTCAGCGCAGTCTGGTCGATGATATGATGCAGGGTCAGACGCTGACCGAGATTCAAATCCACGGCAAAAAGAATGGCGACAGCCATGAAGCGATCACCCAAGCCGACGCGGACCGCTTCAAGAAGCGCGACGGCGTGAAAGCCGTAACGGCGCAGCGCTTCACGCAGGGCGAGGTCACCCTGGAGGGTTATAAAAGCAGCCCCTCGGCCATCGTAACCAATTTCGAGGAAGAAACGAAAGCCGGGCTGCAGCTCTCGGAAGGCCGTATGCCCAAGAATGGCACCGAGGCTATCGTCGGCTACCATTTTGCCCAGCAATTGATGAAGGCCGGAACCGAGGATGCCTATACGGGTTCTCTGCTCGGCAAACAGATTGAATTCCGCGCGACCGGGTATAATCCGGCTACCGAGAAAGAAGAGTCCCTTGGCATGGTCAAGCTGACCATCGTCGGATTGACGACGAAGCCGGATAAAGAATGGCTGCAGTCGACTGAGCTCTATCTCGACGATTCGATCCAAGACCGTTTGTTCCATAAAGATTTCGAAACCCATCCCAATGTCAAGGTATACGCCGAGAGCGCGGATCAAGTCACCGCAATGTCCAAGGCTCTCAGGGATGAAGGCTACAGCCTTTATTCGGTTGCCGATACCATTAAGGAAATGGACCTGGTCTTCCTCATCATGAAGATCGGACTGATCTTCGTCGGCACCATCGCCGTCTTGATCGCTTCGATCGGCATCTATAACACGATGACCATGGCGGTTACGGAACGCTCGCAAGACATCGGAATCATGAAAGCGATCGGCGCGAACCCGAAGACGATCCGCAGCATCTTCCTTCTGGAGAGCTTCGGCATCGGACTGTTCGGCGCCTTGATCGGACTGGCCGCCGCTTACGGATTGAGCGCCGTTATCAATGCCGTCGTTCCGATTATCATTGAATCGGCTCTGGACGGTGAAGCTCCGGAAGGCTTTACGTTTACCTATATCCCATTCTCGCTCACGCTCGTCAGCGTCGGCATCAGCCTTGGCGTCGCGGTCCTTTCCGGCATGCGGCCTGCTGCGAGAGCTACGCGGATC